The following proteins are encoded in a genomic region of Mahella australiensis 50-1 BON:
- the pepF gene encoding oligoendopeptidase F yields the protein MNALPKREEIDKKYKWHLEDIYSSDDEWERDFKRLKDMVPAMEKYKGRLNSADSLYNALKLRDEISQLAERLFTYARMRRDEDNANTKYQALADRAMSLIIEIQSALSFIVPEILAIPADEVYGYMIEEPNLELYRHYIDDIMRQKAHVLSASEERILAQAGEMAEAADIIFTMINDADIKFPSIKDENGNEVELTKGRYMQFMESQDRRVRKDAFEALYDTYGKLKNTLSATLSSNVKKDIFFSRVRKYPSSLAASLDDDNVPTSVYDGLIKAIHDNMDLMYRYVKLRKKMLGVDELHMYDLYVPLVPDIKVKVSYEEAIDKVLEGLRPLGQEYISLLEHGFKNGWIDAYENQGKTSGAYSWGCYGVHPFVLLNFQGTLDDIFTIAHEMGHSLHTHYSFSAQPYIYAEYRIFVAEVASTLNEALLMDHMLKTTDQRSMKLYLINHYLEQFRGTVYRQTMFAEFEKIVHDKAETGESLTPDMMSSIYHNLNEKYYGPNIVVDDRIDLEWSRIPHFYSSFYVYKYATGFSAATALSQQILSEGKTAVDRYINFLKSGGSDYPIELLKKAGVDMTTPKPVEAALKVFAGLLDQMESMI from the coding sequence ATGAATGCATTGCCTAAACGTGAAGAAATCGATAAAAAATATAAGTGGCATTTGGAAGATATATATTCATCGGATGACGAATGGGAAAGGGATTTTAAAAGGCTTAAGGATATGGTGCCTGCGATGGAGAAATATAAGGGCAGGTTAAATTCAGCGGATAGTCTATATAACGCGCTTAAATTGCGCGATGAGATAAGCCAGTTGGCAGAGAGGCTCTTTACATATGCTCGCATGCGGCGCGATGAGGATAACGCCAATACGAAATACCAGGCGTTAGCTGACAGGGCTATGAGCCTTATTATAGAAATACAGAGTGCTTTATCATTTATAGTACCAGAAATATTGGCCATACCGGCTGACGAGGTTTATGGCTATATGATTGAAGAACCAAATCTTGAGCTATACAGGCATTATATAGATGATATCATGAGGCAGAAGGCACATGTGCTGTCAGCCTCGGAGGAGAGAATATTGGCTCAGGCTGGAGAGATGGCCGAAGCGGCAGATATTATATTTACCATGATAAACGATGCGGATATAAAATTTCCGTCTATAAAGGATGAGAACGGCAATGAGGTAGAACTGACCAAGGGGCGCTATATGCAGTTTATGGAAAGCCAGGACCGTCGTGTGCGTAAAGATGCTTTCGAGGCGTTGTATGATACATATGGCAAACTGAAAAATACATTATCAGCCACATTGAGCTCAAACGTAAAAAAAGATATATTTTTTAGCCGCGTGCGCAAATATCCTTCGTCTTTAGCTGCTTCGTTAGATGACGATAATGTGCCTACATCGGTGTACGACGGCCTTATAAAGGCTATACACGATAACATGGATCTTATGTATCGTTATGTGAAACTGCGCAAGAAAATGCTGGGCGTGGATGAGCTCCATATGTATGACTTATATGTACCCTTGGTGCCTGATATAAAGGTAAAGGTATCATATGAAGAAGCGATTGATAAGGTATTGGAGGGGCTTCGGCCTTTGGGGCAGGAATATATAAGTTTGCTCGAACATGGATTTAAAAACGGTTGGATAGATGCGTACGAAAATCAAGGCAAGACCAGCGGTGCTTATTCATGGGGATGTTATGGGGTTCACCCGTTTGTGTTGTTGAATTTCCAAGGGACATTGGATGATATATTTACCATAGCTCATGAGATGGGACATTCTCTTCATACTCATTACTCATTCTCAGCACAGCCGTATATCTATGCAGAGTACCGCATATTCGTAGCTGAGGTGGCATCAACGCTGAATGAAGCCCTGCTCATGGATCATATGCTGAAGACTACAGATCAACGCAGCATGAAGCTGTATCTTATAAACCATTATCTGGAACAGTTCAGGGGTACGGTGTATCGTCAGACAATGTTTGCCGAATTTGAAAAGATCGTACACGACAAGGCTGAAACCGGTGAATCGTTGACGCCAGATATGATGTCATCCATATACCATAATTTGAATGAAAAATATTACGGACCGAATATAGTGGTAGATGATCGTATAGACTTGGAATGGTCGCGCATACCCCATTTTTACAGCAGTTTTTATGTCTACAAATATGCTACCGGTTTTTCAGCGGCCACGGCTTTATCGCAGCAAATATTGAGTGAAGGTAAGACCGCAGTGGATAGATATATAAACTTTCTAAAAAGCGGCGGATCGGACTATCCCATAGAATTGCTGAAGAAAGCCGGTGTGGATATGACTACGCCGAAACCAGTAGAAGCAGCGCTTAAGGTATTTGCTGGGCTGCTCGATCAAATGGAAAGCATGATATAG
- a CDS encoding undecaprenyl-diphosphate phosphatase — MLLLFKAFIMGIVEGITEFLPVSSTGHLIIVGDLIGFNDERFSVMFEIVIQLGAILAVIFYYRKKIADSFRHMKPGQWGFNLWLKIIIAFIPAAVIGLAVNDFVEAHLFSSFTVAIALVVGAVLMLLVERVFWNYRADDMDEINGRQALLIGAVQCLSLFPGMSRSASTIMGGMMAGMSVKAAAEFSFFLAMPTMIAATGYSFLKGFSAMSGLEWAALAVGFIMSFVVALIVVDRFLTYLGKHPLKPFAYYRLVVGILMIVLTLTGIVS; from the coding sequence TTGTTACTTTTGTTTAAGGCTTTTATAATGGGCATAGTAGAGGGTATAACGGAATTTTTGCCAGTATCCTCTACAGGGCATCTTATTATAGTGGGTGACCTCATTGGTTTTAACGATGAGAGGTTCTCGGTTATGTTTGAAATAGTAATCCAGTTGGGTGCTATACTGGCCGTAATATTCTATTATAGAAAGAAGATAGCCGATTCTTTCAGGCATATGAAACCCGGCCAATGGGGATTCAATCTCTGGCTTAAGATAATCATAGCCTTTATACCAGCCGCTGTGATAGGGTTGGCGGTAAATGATTTTGTAGAAGCTCATTTATTTTCTTCCTTTACCGTGGCTATAGCGCTCGTGGTGGGAGCTGTATTGATGTTGTTGGTCGAGCGGGTATTCTGGAATTACAGAGCAGATGACATGGATGAAATAAATGGTAGACAGGCGTTGCTCATAGGTGCGGTACAGTGTTTGTCGTTGTTTCCGGGCATGTCACGTTCGGCGTCCACCATTATGGGCGGCATGATGGCCGGCATGTCGGTTAAAGCGGCAGCGGAGTTCTCCTTCTTTCTCGCCATGCCCACTATGATAGCGGCTACGGGGTATTCATTTTTAAAAGGATTCAGCGCTATGTCGGGATTGGAATGGGCCGCCCTTGCCGTAGGATTTATAATGTCTTTCGTAGTGGCGCTTATCGTGGTAGACAGATTTTTAACGTATTTGGGCAAGCATCCGCTAAAACCGTTCGCCTATTACAGGCTGGTTGTGGGTATATTGATGATTGTGCTGACGCTGACGGGTATAGTAAGCTAG
- the nrdR gene encoding transcriptional regulator NrdR, with protein MRCPYCNCIESRVIDSRPAEEYTIIRRRRECVECGKRFTTYEKVERIPLMVIKKDGRREPFDIDKIKNGIIKACEKRPVSMDDIEDVVSDIEKQVYTDVKSEITSHEIGEMVMKHLKDLDEVAYVRFASVYRQFRDVNTFMDELKKLLNERDETEE; from the coding sequence ATGAGATGTCCATATTGTAATTGTATAGAGAGCAGGGTTATAGATTCGAGACCGGCTGAAGAATACACTATCATACGCCGCAGGCGCGAGTGCGTTGAATGCGGTAAACGCTTTACCACCTATGAAAAGGTGGAAAGGATACCGTTGATGGTTATAAAAAAAGACGGCCGCAGAGAGCCCTTCGATATTGATAAGATAAAAAACGGTATTATAAAGGCATGTGAGAAACGGCCGGTTTCTATGGACGACATAGAAGATGTGGTATCGGATATAGAGAAGCAGGTATATACAGATGTCAAGTCCGAGATAACAAGCCATGAGATAGGCGAGATGGTCATGAAACATCTAAAGGACCTCGACGAGGTGGCATATGTGCGCTTTGCGTCGGTTTACAGGCAGTTTAGAGACGTGAATACATTTATGGATGAACTTAAAAAACTTTTGAACGAACGCGATGAGACTGAAGAATGA
- a CDS encoding response regulator transcription factor: protein MPNETILVVDDEAHILELIRFNLENAGYKVEVAEDGETALKFCRQQVPDLIILDIMLPGIDGLEVCKTLRASVATAKVPIIMLTAKGEEIDKVVGLEIGADDYIAKPFGIRELIARVKALLRRTENNDMEPKIIKVGGLTIDTSKYEVYKNGNKLDFTLKEFELLKLLVLNQGKVLSRDYLLDQVWGYEYFGETRTVDVHIRHIRQKLGDDMDEAKYIETIRGVGYKFIASEEGE from the coding sequence ATGCCTAATGAAACTATTTTGGTAGTAGATGATGAAGCGCACATACTGGAGCTGATTCGCTTTAATTTAGAAAATGCGGGGTATAAAGTCGAAGTTGCGGAGGATGGTGAAACGGCATTGAAATTTTGCCGGCAGCAGGTTCCGGACCTCATCATATTGGATATAATGTTGCCCGGTATAGACGGCTTGGAAGTGTGTAAAACGCTGAGAGCGTCGGTTGCTACTGCCAAAGTCCCGATCATTATGCTTACTGCTAAAGGAGAAGAGATAGATAAGGTAGTAGGCCTTGAAATAGGAGCTGACGATTATATTGCCAAGCCGTTCGGTATAAGAGAATTAATAGCACGCGTTAAGGCTCTTTTAAGGAGAACAGAGAATAACGATATGGAGCCTAAAATAATAAAAGTAGGCGGTTTAACGATAGATACGTCAAAGTATGAGGTTTATAAAAACGGCAATAAATTAGATTTCACGCTTAAAGAATTCGAATTATTGAAATTATTGGTTTTGAATCAGGGCAAGGTGCTGTCAAGGGATTATTTGCTAGATCAGGTGTGGGGATATGAATATTTCGGTGAAACCCGAACAGTAGATGTTCATATACGACATATAAGACAAAAATTAGGGGACGATATGGACGAAGCTAAATATATCGAAACTATACGCGGCGTAGGCTATAAATTTATCGCTTCCGAGGAAGGCGAATAG
- the pstB gene encoding phosphate ABC transporter ATP-binding protein PstB, translating into MNKIEVHDLNLFYGDFQALKNINMNIEVNKVTALIGPSGCGKSTFLRTINRMNDLINGVSITGDVLMDGKNIYKDYDVIDLRKRVGMVFQKPNPFPMSVYDNIAYGPRIHGIKNKYELDAVVERSLKAAALWDEVNDRLKKSALGLSGGQQQRLCIARVLAVEPEVVLMDEPTASLDPISTSKIEDLIDHLKEKYTIVIVTHNMQQAARISDYTAFFLMGEMIEWGLTEKLFYKPEDKRTEDYITGRFG; encoded by the coding sequence ATGAATAAAATAGAGGTACATGATTTAAATTTGTTTTATGGTGATTTCCAAGCCCTCAAAAACATAAATATGAATATAGAGGTTAATAAAGTAACAGCGCTTATAGGGCCGTCAGGTTGTGGCAAGTCGACGTTTTTGCGGACTATAAATCGTATGAATGACTTGATAAACGGCGTTTCCATTACAGGCGACGTGCTTATGGACGGTAAAAATATATATAAAGATTACGATGTTATAGATCTACGCAAGCGCGTAGGTATGGTCTTTCAAAAACCCAACCCGTTTCCGATGAGCGTTTACGATAATATAGCTTATGGGCCGAGGATACATGGCATAAAGAATAAATATGAGCTGGACGCTGTAGTGGAGAGAAGCTTGAAGGCTGCGGCTCTGTGGGATGAGGTCAACGACAGGCTTAAAAAATCAGCATTGGGTCTGTCCGGGGGGCAGCAACAACGATTGTGCATAGCAAGGGTTCTGGCGGTTGAACCGGAAGTGGTGCTTATGGATGAACCCACAGCTTCTTTGGACCCTATATCCACGTCAAAGATTGAAGATCTCATAGATCACTTGAAAGAGAAATATACTATAGTAATCGTAACGCATAATATGCAGCAAGCTGCACGTATATCCGATTATACGGCTTTCTTTCTCATGGGAGAGATGATAGAATGGGGTCTGACCGAAAAGCTGTTTTATAAGCCGGAAGATAAGCGTACTGAGGATTACATTACGGGAAGATTCGGTTGA
- the phoU gene encoding phosphate signaling complex protein PhoU: MVMREHFNEELSELHNMVLRMGSVVEESIDRAIDSLLQHDMELAEGIIKDDDIPDNMELEIQDKCVTLIATQQPLAKDLRTICAALKISTDLERIGDYAVDIAKTTIRLKGQNYIKPLIDIPQMAKTTIGMIKDALDSYVNENVALAEEVCVRDDVIDGIYRNIFHEMISIMMDDNSTILQAMYLLLVARYIERIADHTTNICEWVIYTVTGEKKNLND, encoded by the coding sequence ATGGTTATGCGCGAGCATTTTAACGAGGAGCTAAGCGAATTGCATAATATGGTACTGCGCATGGGCAGCGTGGTCGAAGAGAGTATAGATCGTGCCATTGATTCACTGTTGCAACATGACATGGAACTGGCTGAGGGTATCATAAAAGATGATGATATACCGGATAATATGGAGTTAGAGATACAAGATAAGTGTGTTACTTTGATAGCCACTCAGCAGCCGTTAGCCAAAGACTTAAGGACTATATGTGCGGCGCTAAAAATAAGCACTGATTTGGAACGTATAGGTGATTATGCAGTGGATATAGCCAAGACTACTATACGGTTGAAGGGTCAGAATTATATAAAACCGCTTATAGATATACCGCAAATGGCCAAGACGACCATAGGGATGATAAAAGATGCTTTGGATTCATATGTTAATGAAAATGTTGCTTTGGCGGAAGAAGTATGCGTAAGAGATGACGTTATAGATGGAATATATAGAAATATTTTCCATGAGATGATTTCTATAATGATGGATGATAATTCTACGATACTGCAAGCTATGTATTTGCTGTTGGTAGCGAGGTATATAGAGCGTATAGCTGATCATACGACCAACATATGTGAATGGGTTATTTATACTGTGACCGGGGAGAAGAAAAACCTGAACGATTAA
- a CDS encoding DapH/DapD/GlmU-related protein, whose translation MMIRENINGHYPQIDHTAYIDPTAVIVGNVHIGKRVYVGPNVVIRADELTDIYTVGSITIGDDCNIQDGVIIHTLGDACVTIGSRTSLGHGCVIHAPCNIGAHCFIGYRSVISNADIGDWCYVGISVVAEGIKVEKRRVVPTGAILSYQQQNADLLPVIDKQRCDYMERVIDSNIKLTNGYNAINC comes from the coding sequence ATGATGATAAGGGAAAACATAAACGGACATTATCCTCAGATCGATCACACGGCGTATATTGATCCAACCGCTGTTATCGTTGGTAATGTCCACATAGGCAAACGCGTTTACGTAGGGCCCAATGTCGTCATAAGGGCTGATGAGTTGACAGATATATATACCGTTGGGTCTATAACCATAGGTGACGACTGCAATATTCAGGATGGTGTGATCATACATACATTGGGTGATGCATGCGTGACTATAGGGTCACGGACATCGTTGGGCCATGGCTGCGTAATCCATGCACCGTGCAATATAGGTGCGCACTGTTTTATAGGGTATAGATCGGTCATATCCAATGCCGATATAGGGGATTGGTGTTATGTGGGCATAAGCGTCGTAGCTGAAGGCATTAAAGTAGAGAAACGCCGTGTAGTACCAACCGGGGCGATACTATCTTACCAGCAGCAAAATGCCGATTTATTGCCGGTTATAGATAAACAGCGCTGTGATTACATGGAAAGGGTAATAGACAGCAATATAAAGCTCACAAATGGCTATAATGCTATAAACTGCTAA
- the larB gene encoding nickel pincer cofactor biosynthesis protein LarB, giving the protein MNAQQLKQLLNDVKDGRLAIEDAMAELKKLPFEDMGFAHLDTHRELRNGYPEVIYCAGKTTDQVAAIVKRMLELDYSNILATRANSDVARALQALTPNVEYSTTARIAVINRKPLPQPAGTIAVVTGGTSDMPVAEEAAITAEIMGNNVKRIYDVGVAGLHRLLSHLDEIMSANVVIAVAGMEGALASVVGGLVDKPVIAVPTSVGYGANFHGLAALLSMLNSCASGVAVVNIDNGFGAGYMASMINHM; this is encoded by the coding sequence ATGAACGCACAACAACTGAAACAACTGCTCAATGACGTAAAAGATGGCCGACTGGCCATAGAAGATGCTATGGCAGAACTCAAAAAGCTGCCGTTTGAGGATATGGGATTTGCACATCTGGATACGCATCGGGAACTTAGAAACGGTTATCCGGAAGTCATATATTGTGCCGGTAAAACAACTGATCAAGTAGCGGCAATAGTAAAAAGGATGCTAGAACTGGATTATAGCAATATACTGGCTACCAGGGCCAATAGCGACGTAGCTCGTGCTCTCCAGGCATTAACGCCCAACGTCGAGTACAGCACAACAGCGCGTATAGCTGTGATAAACCGCAAGCCGTTGCCACAACCGGCCGGCACTATAGCGGTGGTAACGGGAGGTACATCCGATATGCCTGTGGCTGAAGAGGCCGCTATCACAGCGGAAATAATGGGCAATAATGTTAAACGCATATACGATGTCGGTGTGGCCGGACTGCACCGATTACTAAGCCACCTTGACGAGATTATGAGCGCCAATGTGGTTATAGCAGTAGCTGGTATGGAAGGCGCGTTAGCCAGCGTAGTGGGCGGTTTAGTAGATAAACCGGTTATCGCAGTACCCACCAGCGTCGGTTATGGCGCCAATTTCCACGGCTTAGCCGCGCTGCTGTCCATGCTTAACAGCTGCGCATCCGGCGTGGCTGTGGTAAACATAGACAACGGCTTCGGCGCTGGTTATATGGCCAGCATGATAAATCATATGTAA
- the larE gene encoding ATP-dependent sacrificial sulfur transferase LarE, whose amino-acid sequence MINLSDTDLQAKLQRLKDILTDMGNAVIAYSGGVDSTFLLKVAHDVLGDNVIAVTARSSTYPEREFNEACELVKQIGAKHVVIISEELEIEGFRSNPVNRCYYCKKELFNKIWDIANEHGINHVLDGSNVDDTDDFRPGMKAAHELGVESPLRESGMTKSDIRALSKAMGLPTWNKPSFACLSSRFPYGQPISEKKLSMVEQAEQFLLDKGFIQVRVRYHGDIARIEVAPEERHRFFDEHLMDEIAARFKQIGFAYTALDLAGYRTGSMNEVLKEEMPDERTTTETTAQ is encoded by the coding sequence ATGATAAATTTAAGCGATACAGATTTGCAAGCCAAGTTGCAGAGATTAAAAGATATACTCACCGACATGGGTAATGCAGTGATTGCTTACTCCGGTGGGGTGGACAGCACTTTCCTTTTAAAAGTCGCACATGACGTTTTAGGCGACAATGTCATAGCCGTTACAGCTCGTTCTTCCACCTATCCCGAACGCGAATTCAACGAAGCCTGCGAGCTGGTCAAGCAAATAGGAGCCAAACATGTGGTCATAATATCGGAAGAACTTGAAATAGAAGGCTTTCGTAGCAATCCTGTCAACCGATGTTATTATTGCAAAAAGGAATTATTCAATAAGATATGGGACATCGCCAACGAACATGGCATAAACCATGTGCTCGACGGCTCAAATGTGGATGATACAGACGATTTTCGGCCTGGCATGAAAGCAGCCCATGAATTGGGCGTGGAAAGTCCGCTCAGAGAATCCGGTATGACAAAAAGCGATATACGCGCTTTATCCAAGGCCATGGGCCTTCCCACATGGAACAAGCCCTCTTTCGCCTGTTTGTCATCCCGCTTTCCTTATGGTCAGCCCATAAGCGAGAAAAAACTGAGCATGGTAGAACAGGCCGAACAATTTCTTTTGGATAAAGGATTTATACAGGTAAGGGTAAGATATCACGGCGATATCGCACGCATAGAAGTAGCTCCCGAAGAACGTCATCGTTTTTTCGACGAGCATTTGATGGATGAAATAGCTGCACGTTTCAAACAAATAGGCTTCGCATATACGGCTCTGGACCTCGCCGGATATCGAACCGGAAGCATGAATGAAGTTTTGAAAGAAGAAATGCCTGATGAACGCACAACAACTGAAACAACTGCTCAATGA
- a CDS encoding aldo/keto reductase, with product MQYRDFGNTGIKVSLLGFGAMRLPMINANGNDVVDEDKAIPLIHRAFELGVNYIDTAPGYCNKTSEIAVGKALKGWRDKVYLSTKNPIEDASGDNWRRRLEDSLKNLDVDYIDFYHMWGINWQTYIDSIDVPNGPMEAAHKAKKEGLIKHISFSFHDVPENMIKIIDTGNFESVLCQYNLLDRANEEAIAYARSKGLGVVIMGPVGGGRLGEPSSQIQNLLPGKAKSTAEMALRFVMANPNVSCALSGMSSIDMVEENVKVASLLGALNDKERQIIDQMLEENKRLADLYCTGCNYCMPCPTGVNIPLNFQVMNYHRVYGLTEYAKSQYARIGIDDNMSGGKAEDCTECGTCVPLCPQGLDIIKQLRETAEALG from the coding sequence ATGCAATACAGGGACTTCGGTAATACTGGTATAAAAGTATCATTATTGGGTTTTGGAGCTATGCGTTTGCCCATGATAAATGCAAACGGCAATGATGTCGTAGATGAAGATAAAGCAATACCTTTGATACATAGGGCTTTTGAGTTGGGGGTCAATTATATAGATACCGCTCCCGGCTATTGCAATAAAACAAGCGAAATAGCTGTCGGTAAGGCATTAAAAGGATGGCGCGACAAGGTATATCTTTCCACTAAGAATCCTATAGAGGATGCCTCAGGTGATAATTGGAGAAGACGCTTGGAAGATTCTTTGAAAAATTTAGACGTTGATTATATAGATTTCTACCATATGTGGGGTATAAATTGGCAAACATATATCGATAGCATAGATGTACCGAATGGTCCTATGGAGGCTGCTCACAAAGCTAAAAAAGAAGGTCTTATAAAACATATATCATTTTCCTTTCATGACGTACCGGAAAACATGATAAAAATCATAGATACAGGTAACTTTGAATCGGTATTGTGCCAATATAATTTGTTGGATAGGGCCAACGAGGAAGCCATCGCCTATGCTAGATCAAAGGGGCTTGGTGTTGTCATAATGGGCCCTGTAGGAGGAGGAAGATTGGGTGAACCGTCCTCGCAAATACAAAATCTCTTACCCGGCAAAGCAAAGAGCACTGCTGAAATGGCACTTCGATTTGTCATGGCCAATCCGAATGTAAGCTGTGCACTATCGGGCATGAGCTCTATCGATATGGTCGAAGAAAATGTCAAAGTAGCATCTTTGCTCGGCGCCTTAAACGATAAAGAACGCCAAATAATAGATCAAATGTTGGAAGAAAATAAACGTTTGGCCGACCTATACTGTACCGGTTGCAATTATTGCATGCCTTGCCCCACAGGTGTAAATATACCCCTTAACTTTCAGGTAATGAATTACCATAGGGTCTATGGTTTAACCGAATATGCCAAAAGTCAATATGCACGTATAGGCATCGATGATAATATGTCCGGCGGTAAAGCTGAAGACTGCACCGAATGCGGTACTTGTGTACCTCTATGCCCTCAAGGGCTAGATATCATAAAACAATTACGCGAAACTGCGGAGGCTCTAGGATGA
- a CDS encoding ArsR/SmtB family transcription factor: MSNVDEMSDIFKALSDPMRLKVLKLLPKHGEEKELCVCALADELGISQPNVSHHLKILKSVGLVKCAKHEGFSYYAVNMDKIKCLFDDLQNEIEK; encoded by the coding sequence TTGAGCAATGTAGATGAAATGTCCGATATATTTAAGGCGTTAAGCGATCCTATGCGTTTGAAGGTCCTTAAATTGCTTCCCAAGCATGGTGAAGAAAAGGAATTATGCGTATGCGCGTTGGCGGACGAATTGGGTATTTCGCAGCCAAATGTATCTCATCATTTAAAGATACTCAAATCGGTAGGGCTGGTTAAATGCGCTAAGCATGAAGGCTTTTCCTACTATGCCGTCAATATGGACAAGATAAAATGCTTATTCGATGATTTACAAAATGAAATAGAAAAATAA
- a CDS encoding ISNCY family transposase codes for MTESEMQKLVVINKVIDGTLTASEAAQVLDLSVRQIFRLKKGVKEQGASFVIHKNRGRKPANALSDELVNHILTLRKEQYFDTNFSHFRDLLEDDKGIILSNSSVYRILDNAGIQSPRKHRRPRKIHARRERMPQAGMLVQIDCTSFEWIPSVGNMALHGAIDDATGQVLALYFTENECMNGYFELMRTIIGQYGIPISLYADKHTIFASPNKGKISIEEQLEGKVVNETQFQMAMSTLGISIINARSPQAKGRVERLWNTLQDRLRAELRIYGIDSMEKANEFLPKFLERYNKRFAIEPQDPEPAFRELPPDIDLDNILCVKLSRKVDNGGVFSLHSQYYQVVCDDGKTVAPIVPRAKITVLTSPRIGIRCSMAIIYML; via the coding sequence ATGACAGAGAGCGAAATGCAAAAACTTGTTGTTATTAATAAAGTCATCGATGGGACGTTAACCGCAAGTGAAGCTGCGCAGGTTTTAGACCTCAGTGTTCGTCAAATATTTAGACTTAAGAAGGGGGTTAAAGAACAAGGTGCGTCTTTCGTTATTCATAAGAACAGAGGCCGTAAACCTGCTAATGCTTTAAGCGATGAGCTAGTAAACCATATCCTCACTTTGAGGAAGGAACAGTATTTTGATACGAATTTCTCTCATTTTAGAGATTTGCTTGAGGATGATAAGGGTATTATTCTTAGTAATTCCTCGGTTTATAGAATCCTTGATAATGCCGGTATTCAAAGCCCTAGAAAGCATAGACGCCCTCGTAAGATTCATGCTAGAAGGGAACGTATGCCTCAGGCTGGCATGTTGGTGCAAATCGATTGCACCTCTTTTGAATGGATTCCTTCTGTAGGTAATATGGCTCTCCACGGTGCCATAGACGATGCCACCGGTCAGGTCCTCGCGCTCTATTTTACTGAAAACGAGTGTATGAATGGCTATTTTGAGCTCATGCGTACCATCATTGGCCAATATGGTATCCCTATATCTCTATATGCCGATAAGCATACTATATTTGCTTCTCCTAATAAGGGTAAAATCTCTATCGAGGAGCAGCTTGAGGGTAAAGTGGTAAATGAAACCCAGTTCCAAATGGCTATGAGTACATTGGGTATATCTATCATTAATGCCAGGTCCCCTCAGGCTAAGGGCCGCGTAGAGAGGCTATGGAATACTTTGCAGGATAGGCTCAGGGCAGAATTGAGGATTTATGGCATTGATTCTATGGAAAAGGCCAATGAGTTTTTGCCTAAGTTCCTGGAGAGATATAATAAAAGGTTCGCCATAGAGCCTCAAGATCCCGAGCCTGCTTTTAGAGAATTACCGCCGGATATCGACTTAGATAATATACTTTGTGTTAAGTTATCTAGAAAAGTTGATAATGGCGGCGTATTTTCTCTACACAGCCAATATTATCAAGTTGTATGTGATGATGGCAAAACCGTTGCACCTATCGTTCCTAGAGCTAAGATAACGGTTCTTACCAGCCCCAGGATAGGTATACGGTGCAGTATGGCAATAATATATATGCTGTGA